Proteins from a single region of Desulfuribacillus stibiiarsenatis:
- a CDS encoding NADH-quinone oxidoreductase subunit A: protein MELYQTNYLYVILFLLLGIALPVGALLFGKLIRPHNPYPAKLETYESGILPTGEAQVRFKIAYYIIALEFVIFDVETIFFYPWAVAFDELGWFGLNAMLIFIFILAVGLAYSWKKKVLEWN from the coding sequence ATGGAGTTATACCAGACGAATTACTTGTATGTCATCCTTTTCTTGCTACTGGGTATAGCACTTCCGGTTGGTGCATTGTTGTTCGGTAAGCTCATCCGACCACATAACCCGTATCCTGCGAAGCTAGAAACCTATGAGAGTGGGATATTGCCGACTGGTGAAGCACAAGTAAGATTCAAAATTGCGTACTACATAATAGCCCTTGAATTTGTCATTTTTGATGTTGAGACAATATTCTTTTATCCTTGGGCAGTTGCGTTTGACGAACTTGGGTGGTTTGGACTGAATGCGATGTTAATTTTTATTTTTATCCTGGCCGTTGGGCTAGCATATTCGTGGAAAAAGAAGGTGCTTGAATGGAACTAA
- the atpG gene encoding ATP synthase F1 subunit gamma, which yields MREIKRRIRSVKNTQQITKAMKMVAAAKLRRAQERALQAKPYASKMAEVLASIAKTTTDVSHPMLEKRVVKKTGYIVITSDRGLAGGYNSNILRKAAQEMQKHQSSDEYAVFAVGRKAVEYFKRRNYPVIGEVTGITDYPTFADLKNITSAAVGLYEEGILDELYIVYNEFITAVTQLQTVQKLLPIDNIAGASEVTDSSADYIYDPSASEVLNQLLPKYAETLIFNAVLNAKASEHGSRMTAMGNATDNAAEMIKSLSLIYNRARQAAITQEISEIVSGANAL from the coding sequence ATGCGTGAAATAAAACGAAGAATTCGCAGTGTTAAGAATACACAGCAAATTACAAAGGCCATGAAAATGGTTGCTGCTGCAAAACTTCGTCGTGCCCAAGAAAGGGCTTTACAAGCAAAGCCTTATGCCTCCAAGATGGCAGAGGTGTTAGCGAGTATCGCTAAGACTACGACAGATGTGAGTCACCCAATGCTAGAGAAGCGGGTCGTGAAGAAGACAGGTTATATCGTAATTACTTCCGATCGCGGATTAGCTGGTGGATATAACTCCAATATCTTACGTAAGGCAGCCCAGGAGATGCAAAAGCATCAGTCGAGCGACGAATACGCAGTGTTTGCTGTAGGTCGAAAAGCTGTGGAGTACTTTAAAAGACGTAACTATCCTGTGATAGGAGAAGTTACAGGTATAACGGATTATCCAACGTTTGCTGACTTGAAGAACATAACTTCAGCTGCTGTAGGTTTGTATGAAGAAGGAATTCTTGATGAATTATATATTGTATATAATGAGTTCATAACTGCTGTAACTCAATTACAGACAGTACAGAAGCTTCTACCGATAGACAACATTGCAGGTGCTAGTGAAGTTACGGATAGTTCTGCTGACTATATTTATGATCCGTCAGCAAGTGAAGTATTAAATCAACTGCTTCCGAAATATGCGGAAACATTAATATTTAACGCAGTGCTAAATGCGAAAGCTAGTGAGCACGGTTCTCGTATGACAGCTATGGGTAACGCAACAGATAATGCTGCAGAAATGATTAAATCATTATCGCTAATCTATAACCGAGCACGTCAAGCTGCTATTACTCAAGAAATTTCGGAAATCGTTAGCGGTGCGAACGCGCTTTAG
- a CDS encoding NADH-quinone oxidoreductase subunit C has protein sequence MSQEVLNLIIDKVKSIAGPDAIIDSKLNFDIPYVVLDSSSWTTDLANMLKQDDALQFDFLCFVSGVDYKEHMEVVYQLHSLNKDQYIMLKIKTSRENPSVISVASVWGTADWHEREAYDLLGIDFVGHPNLTRILLEDDWEGHPLRKDYNIDKETLGLD, from the coding sequence ATGAGTCAAGAAGTATTAAATCTGATTATCGATAAAGTAAAATCGATTGCAGGCCCAGACGCTATTATAGATAGTAAATTAAACTTTGACATTCCTTATGTTGTATTAGATTCAAGCTCTTGGACCACCGACCTAGCCAATATGCTCAAGCAAGACGATGCACTACAATTTGATTTTCTATGCTTTGTCTCAGGAGTCGATTATAAGGAACACATGGAGGTTGTATATCAACTGCACTCCTTGAACAAGGATCAATACATTATGCTGAAAATTAAGACATCAAGAGAAAATCCAAGTGTGATCTCCGTTGCAAGTGTATGGGGAACTGCTGACTGGCATGAGCGGGAAGCCTATGATTTACTAGGGATTGACTTTGTCGGGCATCCGAATTTAACGAGAATTTTACTAGAGGACGACTGGGAAGGCCATCCATTAAGAAAAGATTATAACATCGATAAAGAAACATTAGGCTTAGACTAG
- the nuoH gene encoding NADH-quinone oxidoreductase subunit NuoH, producing the protein MNLFYMIFYSVASLILLLVTVMYTIYFERKVIGYMQVRYGPNRTGPLGLLQTLADVLKLLMKEDIIPAKVDRPIFVLAPVIAFAPSFMILATIPWSENIYGADLNIGVLYIIGISSITTIGMLMGGWSSNNKYSLLGAMRSVAQMISYEIPLVMSIIGVVILAGSMNLRDIVYAQQNMGLWFVIPQFLGFIVYMIAATAEVARSPFDLPEAESELVSGYHVEYSGFRMAYFFLAEYVYAIAIAALATILFFGGWLGPAFLPGIVWFFLKWSVFMFIWFWLRATMPRTRIDQLMTFGWKVLIPLALVNIVITAVVRIWMGG; encoded by the coding sequence ATGAATCTGTTTTATATGATTTTCTATTCTGTTGCTTCCCTTATCTTATTATTAGTTACAGTAATGTACACCATCTATTTTGAACGTAAAGTTATTGGTTATATGCAAGTGCGTTATGGACCTAACAGAACAGGGCCACTGGGGCTACTACAAACCCTAGCAGACGTACTTAAGCTCTTGATGAAAGAAGATATTATCCCGGCAAAAGTAGACCGTCCGATATTCGTCTTAGCGCCAGTCATTGCATTTGCTCCATCGTTTATGATTCTTGCGACGATTCCTTGGAGTGAGAACATTTATGGTGCGGACCTGAACATAGGTGTCTTATATATTATCGGTATTTCCTCCATTACCACGATAGGGATGTTGATGGGAGGATGGAGCTCTAACAATAAATACTCATTGTTAGGGGCTATGCGTAGCGTAGCACAGATGATTAGTTATGAGATTCCTTTGGTAATGTCAATTATCGGGGTCGTCATACTAGCAGGCTCTATGAACCTGCGTGACATTGTATACGCGCAACAAAACATGGGTCTATGGTTCGTAATTCCGCAATTCTTAGGTTTCATTGTGTACATGATTGCCGCAACAGCAGAAGTAGCAAGATCGCCATTTGACTTACCAGAAGCTGAGTCGGAGTTAGTTTCTGGGTATCACGTAGAATATAGCGGATTTAGAATGGCATACTTCTTCTTAGCAGAGTATGTGTATGCAATTGCAATAGCTGCCCTAGCAACAATCTTATTCTTTGGCGGATGGCTGGGACCAGCATTTCTTCCAGGAATTGTATGGTTCTTCTTGAAATGGTCAGTATTTATGTTCATCTGGTTCTGGTTGCGTGCGACAATGCCTCGTACTAGAATTGACCAATTGATGACATTTGGTTGGAAGGTGCTGATTCCGTTAGCCCTTGTCAACATAGTGATAACAGCAGTAGTTAGAATCTGGATGGGCGGGTGA
- a CDS encoding NuoI/complex I 23 kDa subunit family protein produces the protein MLRFLKGFGVTFKYFFKKKVTIQYPEQKPNWPERFRGIHRFFPDKCIVCNLCVKACPTEVITLTGEKDEESGKKKIVTYDIQFERCIQCVYCTEVCPTEAIVMTTRFDNLAVYNRKALLKDRTWLENNHVYGNYKEPDQTAPTESVEPVDKTTDNGAGKGGDAQ, from the coding sequence GTGCTACGATTTCTAAAAGGTTTTGGGGTTACCTTTAAGTACTTCTTTAAGAAGAAAGTAACCATCCAATACCCTGAGCAAAAACCAAATTGGCCTGAGCGATTCCGTGGCATTCATCGTTTTTTCCCAGACAAGTGTATCGTATGTAATCTTTGTGTGAAAGCTTGCCCGACAGAGGTAATTACTCTAACAGGGGAAAAAGATGAAGAGTCCGGCAAAAAGAAAATTGTCACCTATGACATACAATTTGAGCGTTGTATCCAATGTGTATATTGCACAGAGGTTTGCCCGACGGAAGCGATTGTTATGACAACGAGGTTCGACAATTTAGCAGTATATAATCGTAAGGCATTGTTGAAAGACCGTACATGGCTAGAGAATAACCATGTGTATGGGAATTATAAAGAGCCAGATCAAACGGCTCCTACAGAAAGTGTAGAGCCAGTGGATAAGACAACAGATAATGGAGCAGGTAAAGGGGGCGACGCGCAATGA
- the nuoK gene encoding NADH-quinone oxidoreductase subunit NuoK, with product MVPLTSYLALGAILFCVGLYGVLTKRNLVIVLVSIELMLNAVNINLVAFSSIGPAANVTGQVFTLFTITVAAAEAAVGLAILIALFRNRGTVDSLRQNLMKW from the coding sequence ATGGTGCCTTTAACTTCTTATCTAGCGTTGGGTGCAATCTTATTTTGCGTAGGATTGTATGGAGTGTTAACGAAGCGCAATTTAGTCATCGTACTTGTTTCGATAGAACTTATGCTGAATGCAGTCAATATTAATCTTGTTGCATTCTCTAGTATTGGACCAGCGGCAAATGTCACTGGCCAGGTATTTACACTTTTTACGATAACGGTAGCCGCAGCTGAGGCAGCCGTCGGTCTTGCGATTCTCATTGCACTGTTCAGAAACCGTGGTACGGTTGATTCTTTGAGGCAGAACTTGATGAAATGGTAA
- a CDS encoding NuoB/complex I 20 kDa subunit family protein has product MELNNNSHEVKNRGKVLEGYEGLEEFDPRVVQQVRDNIMFVKYNELKAWVQTSSFWPVSFGLACCAIEMMATGAAHYDLDRFGVMFRASPRHADVMVVAGTVTKKMAPVLRRLYDQMPEPKWVIAMGSCATCGGPYYRSYSVLNGVDKIVPVDVYVPGCPPSPPALLDGIEKLRVKIKTEAKGKKVGLE; this is encoded by the coding sequence ATGGAACTAAATAACAACAGCCATGAGGTTAAAAATCGCGGGAAAGTTCTTGAAGGCTACGAAGGGCTAGAAGAATTTGACCCACGAGTCGTACAACAAGTAAGGGATAATATAATGTTTGTCAAATATAACGAATTGAAGGCCTGGGTTCAAACGAGTTCATTCTGGCCTGTGAGTTTCGGTCTAGCATGTTGTGCGATTGAAATGATGGCTACCGGTGCAGCCCACTATGACCTTGACCGATTCGGTGTTATGTTCCGCGCTTCGCCTCGACATGCAGATGTGATGGTGGTAGCTGGAACAGTAACGAAGAAGATGGCGCCAGTCCTGCGTAGGTTATACGACCAGATGCCTGAGCCGAAGTGGGTAATTGCCATGGGTTCGTGTGCGACGTGTGGAGGACCTTATTATCGATCGTATAGCGTATTAAATGGCGTGGATAAGATCGTGCCAGTGGATGTATATGTCCCAGGTTGCCCGCCGTCCCCACCAGCTTTATTAGATGGTATTGAAAAACTACGAGTAAAAATTAAAACGGAAGCTAAAGGGAAGAAGGTGGGCCTTGAATGA
- the atpF gene encoding F0F1 ATP synthase subunit B, producing MHFEAGTMIMQLFAFLVLFFLLSKYAFKPLVKVIQERQDYIEKQLKTAEDQRAEAEKLQAEHRQEMVKVREEALEIVERARKQSEKQANDILVAAKNEAERLKENAKQEIVKEKDQALAELRNQVGSLSVLIASKIIEKDMNEAEHNTLIDKYLKEVGKSV from the coding sequence ATGCATTTTGAAGCAGGAACAATGATAATGCAGCTCTTTGCCTTTCTTGTACTATTTTTCTTATTAAGCAAATATGCCTTTAAACCGCTTGTGAAAGTGATTCAGGAGCGTCAAGATTATATAGAGAAACAACTGAAAACCGCAGAAGATCAACGAGCTGAAGCGGAAAAGCTACAAGCTGAGCATAGACAGGAAATGGTAAAAGTTCGCGAAGAAGCATTAGAAATCGTTGAACGCGCTCGCAAACAAAGTGAAAAGCAAGCAAACGACATTTTAGTTGCAGCGAAGAACGAAGCGGAGCGTTTAAAAGAGAATGCGAAGCAGGAAATCGTAAAAGAAAAAGATCAAGCATTAGCGGAACTTCGCAATCAAGTAGGCTCATTATCTGTACTTATTGCTTCTAAGATTATCGAGAAGGATATGAATGAAGCTGAGCATAACACGCTGATTGACAAGTACCTTAAAGAAGTAGGGAAAAGCGTATGA
- a CDS encoding F0F1 ATP synthase subunit epsilon yields MKNYLLEIVTPERKVFSEQVEMLIAKANTGEIGIMAGHTPLVTSLAIGPLRVKKEGLEHLVSVMTGFMEVTPDKVVILAEAAELAEEVDIDRAMRAKERAEQRLREKGDKVDFKRAELALQRAVTRMKVGGK; encoded by the coding sequence ATGAAAAATTATTTACTGGAAATCGTCACCCCGGAGCGTAAGGTTTTTAGTGAACAAGTGGAAATGTTGATTGCTAAAGCTAATACTGGAGAAATCGGTATTATGGCTGGTCATACACCGCTTGTTACGTCCTTAGCAATTGGACCATTACGTGTGAAAAAAGAAGGCTTAGAACACTTAGTGTCTGTCATGACGGGCTTTATGGAAGTAACACCGGACAAGGTTGTTATTCTTGCAGAAGCAGCGGAATTAGCGGAAGAAGTGGATATTGATCGTGCGATGCGTGCGAAAGAACGTGCAGAACAACGATTGAGAGAAAAAGGTGACAAGGTTGACTTTAAACGTGCAGAACTTGCATTACAACGTGCGGTTACACGTATGAAAGTCGGCGGAAAATAA
- the atpE gene encoding F0F1 ATP synthase subunit C yields the protein MEVGAGVAIAIGIIMGLAALGASLGVSKVTAQTIEGIARQPEARGALQTTMFISVGLVEALPIIATVVAFMLLGNL from the coding sequence ATGGAAGTAGGAGCAGGCGTAGCAATCGCAATCGGTATTATCATGGGTCTTGCAGCATTAGGAGCTTCATTAGGAGTAAGTAAGGTAACTGCACAAACAATTGAAGGTATCGCTCGTCAACCAGAAGCAAGAGGTGCATTACAAACTACAATGTTTATCAGCGTAGGTCTTGTTGAGGCATTACCAATCATCGCGACAGTAGTTGCATTTATGTTATTAGGTAATCTGTAA
- a CDS encoding NADH-quinone oxidoreductase subunit D translates to MSIRTEEMILNVGPQHPSTHGVFRIAIKIDGEIIQEATPVIGYLHRGTEKLVEDLSYTQVVPYTDRLDYLNAMTNNVAWVHTVEKLMGVEVPDRAEYIRIICMELNRVASHLVWWGTFLLDIGALSPFIYAFRDREIILDLFTKICGQRLTYSYMSIGGVRFDAPTGWLEEVEEAVKVLRENIAEYDTLVTGNEIFQYRTKGVGVITKEQAIDWGLSGPVARASGVDFDIRRDDKYSIYDRFQFDVPVRQAGDVWAKYEVRLEEMRQSLRIVEQACRQIKDAGPDIQGKVPRIIKPPAGELYRRVEGSKGELGVHLISDGTAKPYRVKLRRPSFVNCQILPEILKGESIANLIAIFGGLDVVLGEVDA, encoded by the coding sequence ATGAGTATACGTACGGAAGAAATGATATTAAACGTTGGACCGCAGCATCCTAGTACCCACGGTGTATTCCGAATTGCGATTAAAATCGACGGTGAAATCATTCAAGAAGCAACACCTGTGATTGGATACTTGCATCGTGGCACTGAGAAGCTCGTAGAGGACTTATCATATACCCAAGTAGTTCCCTATACAGACCGACTAGATTACCTAAATGCGATGACGAATAACGTCGCATGGGTACATACAGTTGAGAAACTAATGGGTGTGGAAGTACCTGATCGTGCAGAGTACATTAGGATTATCTGCATGGAGTTAAACCGTGTTGCAAGTCACCTGGTATGGTGGGGAACATTCTTGTTAGATATAGGGGCTTTAAGTCCGTTTATTTATGCTTTTAGAGACCGTGAAATCATTCTAGATTTATTTACTAAGATTTGTGGTCAAAGACTTACATATTCGTATATGAGTATTGGTGGTGTTCGCTTTGATGCTCCTACGGGCTGGCTGGAAGAAGTAGAAGAAGCGGTAAAAGTATTGCGCGAAAACATTGCTGAGTATGACACATTAGTGACTGGTAACGAGATTTTCCAATATCGTACGAAAGGTGTTGGGGTCATTACGAAGGAGCAAGCAATTGATTGGGGTTTATCTGGACCAGTTGCTCGTGCGAGTGGCGTTGATTTTGATATCCGTCGTGATGATAAGTATTCCATTTACGATCGTTTCCAATTCGATGTGCCGGTTCGACAGGCGGGAGATGTGTGGGCGAAGTATGAAGTACGCTTAGAAGAGATGCGTCAATCGCTTCGAATTGTTGAACAAGCATGCCGACAGATTAAAGATGCAGGTCCTGATATTCAAGGGAAAGTTCCAAGAATTATCAAGCCACCGGCGGGAGAACTTTATCGTCGTGTAGAAGGGTCTAAAGGAGAACTGGGAGTACATCTAATTAGTGATGGAACGGCAAAGCCGTATCGTGTGAAGCTTCGCAGACCATCGTTTGTGAATTGTCAGATACTTCCGGAGATTTTAAAGGGTGAAAGTATTGCGAACCTGATAGCCATCTTTGGTGGTTTGGATGTTGTATTAGGGGAGGTTGATGCATAA
- a CDS encoding NADH-quinone oxidoreductase subunit J — MTITGEVIIFFILAIIAIACAVLVITLERMAHMILSMVFTFLSIAGLYFLLRAEFIGVVQIIVYVGAMAILFVFGMMMTEHRVVAFTDEEPSKGHKSLSFIGVAALLGLILYGLSQFQLPTQAPQYVGSAHDIGLSLYGNYVIAFEAAAILLLVALVGAIVLARKEAE, encoded by the coding sequence ATGACGATTACAGGAGAAGTAATTATCTTCTTTATATTAGCGATTATCGCCATCGCGTGTGCAGTCCTTGTCATAACTTTAGAAAGAATGGCCCACATGATTTTATCGATGGTATTCACGTTCTTATCGATAGCAGGTTTATATTTCTTACTACGCGCAGAATTCATAGGGGTAGTGCAAATTATCGTCTATGTAGGAGCCATGGCCATCCTGTTTGTCTTTGGGATGATGATGACAGAACATCGTGTCGTAGCGTTTACAGATGAAGAACCTTCAAAAGGACATAAATCTTTATCATTTATCGGTGTGGCTGCGTTATTAGGATTGATTTTGTATGGACTATCGCAATTCCAACTTCCTACCCAAGCGCCACAATACGTTGGGTCAGCCCATGATATCGGGCTATCGTTATATGGAAATTATGTCATAGCCTTTGAAGCAGCAGCGATTCTACTATTAGTCGCTTTAGTAGGGGCAATCGTGTTAGCGCGAAAGGAGGCAGAATAG
- a CDS encoding F0F1 ATP synthase subunit delta: protein MMETTVASRYAEALFEIAKEKNTLDSLETELVLINQVLRDNDELLQLLNHPHIETDVKKNLLTGGLKGHISEITENFLNLLIDKNRQDVFTHIVSSFTLLANDARGIADAVITTAIALTDDQLSQIRTTFRTLIGKELRFTSEIDASIIGGFIVRIGDRVYDSSVKTQLQRFEKSIHESQVQ, encoded by the coding sequence ATGATGGAAACAACTGTAGCATCAAGATACGCGGAAGCGTTATTTGAGATTGCGAAAGAGAAGAATACATTAGATAGTTTAGAGACAGAATTAGTTCTGATCAATCAAGTACTTCGTGACAATGATGAGCTACTTCAGCTACTAAACCACCCACACATCGAAACTGATGTGAAAAAAAATCTTTTAACAGGTGGGTTAAAAGGACACATTTCCGAAATTACTGAAAACTTTCTAAATCTACTAATTGATAAAAATCGTCAGGATGTTTTTACACATATCGTTTCTTCTTTCACACTGTTAGCCAATGATGCTCGTGGTATTGCTGATGCAGTAATCACGACAGCAATCGCGTTAACGGACGATCAACTAAGCCAAATTCGCACAACATTCCGTACTTTAATTGGCAAGGAACTACGTTTTACCTCCGAGATTGACGCATCAATTATCGGTGGTTTTATCGTTCGCATCGGAGATCGCGTGTATGACAGCAGTGTAAAAACACAGCTACAGCGTTTTGAAAAATCAATACACGAATCTCAAGTACAGTAG
- the atpD gene encoding F0F1 ATP synthase subunit beta, whose amino-acid sequence MQKGRVLQVMGPVVDVQFDKGYLPEIYNALTIEHKAEDGQGKDIKITLEVATHLGDNVVRCVAMSSTDGLVRGTEVVDLHKPITVPVGRSTLGRVFNVLGQPIDEAGDVTSDTNYPIHRPAPTFDNLSTQEEILETGIKVIDLLAPYAKGGKIGLFGGAGVGKTVLIQELINNIAQEHGGLSVFAGVGERTREGNDLYHEMKDSGVISKTAMVFGQMNEPPGARLRVALTGLTMAEYFRDEEGQDVLLFVDNIFRFTQAGSEVSALLGRMPSAVGYQPTLATEMGQLQERITSTNKGSVTSIQAIYVPADDYTDPAPATTFAHLDATTNLDRKISELGIYPAVDPLGSTSRILSPAVVGQEHYDVARGVQKILQRYKELQDIIAILGMDELSDEDKVLVARARKIQRFLSQPFHVAEQFTGFPGKYVAVKDTVRSFKEILEGKHDNLPESAFLYVGTIEEAVEKANKG is encoded by the coding sequence ATGCAAAAAGGTCGCGTATTACAAGTTATGGGTCCTGTAGTAGACGTTCAATTCGACAAGGGATATCTACCTGAGATCTATAATGCGTTAACAATTGAACATAAAGCAGAAGACGGTCAAGGGAAAGACATTAAGATTACACTAGAGGTTGCGACTCACTTAGGTGATAACGTGGTTCGTTGTGTAGCGATGTCATCAACTGACGGATTAGTCCGTGGAACAGAAGTAGTAGACTTGCATAAGCCGATTACAGTTCCAGTTGGACGTTCTACCCTAGGTCGTGTTTTCAACGTTCTTGGGCAGCCAATTGACGAAGCTGGAGATGTAACATCTGATACTAACTATCCGATTCACAGACCAGCTCCAACATTTGACAACCTTTCAACGCAAGAAGAAATTCTTGAAACAGGTATTAAGGTTATTGACTTACTAGCTCCTTATGCTAAGGGTGGTAAGATTGGATTATTCGGTGGTGCCGGCGTAGGTAAAACTGTATTAATTCAAGAATTAATCAATAACATTGCACAAGAGCATGGTGGTCTTTCCGTATTCGCAGGTGTAGGAGAGCGTACTCGTGAGGGTAATGATCTTTACCACGAAATGAAAGATTCTGGTGTAATTAGCAAGACGGCAATGGTATTCGGTCAGATGAACGAACCACCTGGTGCGCGTCTACGCGTTGCATTAACAGGCTTAACAATGGCAGAATATTTCCGTGATGAAGAAGGACAGGACGTATTATTATTCGTAGATAATATCTTCCGTTTCACGCAAGCAGGTTCTGAGGTATCGGCACTTCTTGGTCGTATGCCATCGGCGGTAGGTTACCAACCGACCCTTGCAACAGAAATGGGTCAATTACAAGAGCGTATTACATCGACGAATAAAGGTTCCGTAACTTCGATTCAAGCGATTTATGTACCTGCCGATGACTATACAGACCCGGCTCCAGCAACAACATTCGCACACTTAGATGCGACGACTAACCTTGATCGTAAAATATCAGAACTTGGTATTTATCCAGCGGTAGATCCTCTTGGCTCTACTTCAAGAATCTTGAGTCCTGCAGTAGTCGGACAAGAGCACTATGACGTTGCTCGTGGAGTTCAGAAGATCCTACAACGTTATAAAGAACTTCAAGATATCATCGCAATCTTAGGTATGGATGAATTATCTGATGAAGATAAAGTGCTTGTTGCGCGTGCTCGTAAGATTCAACGTTTCTTATCACAGCCATTCCACGTAGCTGAACAGTTTACTGGATTCCCTGGTAAATATGTTGCAGTTAAAGATACAGTTCGTAGCTTCAAGGAGATTTTAGAAGGTAAACACGACAATCTTCCTGAGAGTGCATTCTTATATGTGGGTACGATTGAAGAAGCCGTTGAAAAAGCGAATAAAGGCTAG
- the atpA gene encoding F0F1 ATP synthase subunit alpha: MSIRPEEISSLIKKQIENYKSDIQVIDVGTVMQVGDGIARIHGLANAMSGELLEFANGTYGMALNLEEDNVGAVILGPFTEIREGDQVKRTGRIMEVPVGEELVGRVVNAIGQPVDGKGPINAKNFRPIESQAPGVIDRKSVHEPLQTGIKAIDSMIPIGRGQRELVIGDRQTGKTTIAIDTIINQKGKGVICIYVAIGQKQSTVANVVEKLRKHGAMDYTIVVTASASDPAPLLYLAPYTGCSMGEYFMYKGGHVLCVYDDLSKQAAAYRELSLLLRRPPGREAYPGDVFYLHSRLLERAAKLSDALGAGSLTALPFIETQAGDVSAYIPTNVISITDGQIFLEADLFHSGMRPAVNVGLSVSRVGGSAQIKAMKKVAGPLRLDLAQYRELAAFAQFGSDLDKQTQARLERGKRTEEILKQGENKPMNVEDQVISIFAATKGFLDDIPVADVLRFEREFLMFLEQEAPAIQQGIRETKDLGKDLEEQLVAAIGKFKKGFAIKG, encoded by the coding sequence ATGAGTATCAGACCAGAAGAAATCAGTTCGCTGATTAAAAAGCAGATTGAAAACTATAAATCTGATATCCAAGTTATAGATGTCGGTACTGTAATGCAAGTTGGTGACGGGATTGCTCGTATCCACGGACTTGCTAACGCAATGTCAGGAGAACTTCTTGAATTTGCAAACGGTACGTATGGTATGGCATTAAACTTAGAAGAAGATAACGTCGGTGCTGTAATTCTAGGACCTTTCACAGAAATCCGTGAAGGAGACCAAGTAAAGCGTACAGGACGTATTATGGAAGTTCCTGTTGGTGAAGAATTAGTAGGTCGCGTTGTAAACGCTATCGGTCAACCAGTAGATGGTAAAGGCCCAATCAATGCGAAAAACTTCCGTCCAATTGAATCTCAAGCTCCAGGGGTAATCGATCGTAAATCCGTACACGAGCCTCTACAAACAGGAATCAAAGCGATTGACTCGATGATTCCTATTGGTCGTGGTCAGCGTGAGTTAGTTATCGGTGACCGTCAAACAGGTAAAACAACAATTGCTATAGATACAATCATCAACCAAAAAGGTAAAGGTGTTATTTGTATTTATGTTGCCATTGGACAAAAGCAATCAACTGTTGCCAACGTAGTAGAGAAGCTTCGTAAGCATGGTGCAATGGACTATACAATCGTAGTTACTGCGAGTGCATCAGATCCAGCTCCGTTGTTATACCTTGCTCCTTACACAGGATGTTCAATGGGTGAGTACTTTATGTACAAGGGTGGTCATGTACTTTGCGTATATGATGACTTATCGAAGCAGGCAGCAGCGTATCGTGAGCTTTCCTTATTACTTCGTCGTCCTCCAGGTCGTGAAGCATATCCAGGAGACGTATTCTACTTACACTCACGCTTACTTGAGCGTGCAGCGAAATTAAGCGACGCACTAGGTGCTGGTAGCTTAACGGCGCTACCATTTATCGAAACTCAAGCAGGTGACGTATCTGCTTATATTCCTACTAACGTAATTTCAATCACAGACGGTCAGATTTTCCTTGAAGCAGACTTATTCCACTCTGGTATGCGTCCTGCGGTTAACGTAGGTCTTTCAGTATCACGTGTAGGTGGTTCTGCACAGATCAAGGCAATGAAAAAAGTTGCTGGCCCATTACGTTTAGATTTAGCACAATATCGTGAACTTGCAGCATTCGCACAGTTTGGTTCTGATCTTGATAAGCAAACGCAAGCTCGCTTAGAGCGTGGTAAGCGTACAGAAGAAATTCTGAAGCAAGGCGAGAACAAGCCTATGAACGTTGAAGACCAAGTTATTAGTATATTCGCAGCTACAAAAGGATTCTTAGATGATATCCCTGTGGCAGATGTACTTCGTTTTGAGCGCGAGTTCTTAATGTTCTTAGAGCAAGAAGCGCCTGCGATTCAACAAGGCATCCGTGAAACAAAGGATCTTGGAAAAGATCTAGAAGAACAATTAGTAGCAGCTATTGGAAAGTTCAAAAAAGGCTTTGCCATCAAAGGTTAG